TTACCTGACGTGGGCCAAGCTCCAGGGCGAGGGTCTGGTCTGCCTCGGGTTCCGGGGCTGCGACGTGGTGAACAACAGCCCCTACGCGGAGCTGCTCGGGATCCCGGTGGCCACCTGGGGGCTGGGCGCTTATCTGGCCCTGGCCTTCCTCGGCGGCCTCTCATGGGTCGACCGCGCCTCCCTCCGGCCGTGGACGGTGACCCTCTCCTTCGCCCTCGCCCTGGGAGGATGGCTGTTCTCAATGTATCTCACGGCCATCGAGGCCTTCGTCCTCCACGCCTGGTGCAGCTGGTGTGTGACCTCCGCCATCCTCATCACCCTGTTGCTGGGAGTGTGCGGCCTTCGCTTCTATCAGACGTTCCGGGAGGAAGGGTAAACGCAGTTAAGGAAGCAAGACGTCGCCTCCGAGATCTTCCTCAATCCTTTAACATTCCGTCAGGAGGGATCCCATGCCGCGCATTCGCTGCCATTATGTGGATTGTGTCTACCTGGAGGCCGGCATGTGCACGGCCGATGAGATCGAGCTGGACCCTGAGATGGGGTGCCTGACCTATACCCAGGCCGAGGAGGAGGAGTGGGAGGAGGAAGAGGTGGTCCCGGAGGAAGAGGAGGAGCTGGAGCTGGGCGACGAGGAGTGGGAGGAGATCGACCTCGAGGAGGATGAAGAGGACGAGGAATGGTGAGCCGCCCCTCTCAGCCTCCGAAGGACTCTGGGTGGGGCGGGGAGCCGCATGAGAGGCTGCCCCGCCCCGTCAGGGTGTAGCCCGCTGTGGCTGTGCCTCCGGGATCTACCCGTAGCGCTTCAGGAAGCGGGCGATGCGCTCGAGGGCCTCCTCGATCTTCTCGTAGGCGGTGGCATACGAGCAGCGGACGTGCCCTTCGCCCCCCAGTCCGAAGGCGCTCCCCGGGACCACGGCCACCTTCTCCTCCATGAGCAGACGCTCGCTGAACTCCGTGTCGCTCATGCCGGTGCGGGCGATGGAGGGGAAGGCGTAGAAGGCCCCTTTCGGCTCGAAGCAGGTCAGGCCCAGCTCGTTGAGCCCCTTCACGATCAGCCGCCGGCGCCGGTCGTATTCCTGGCGCATCTGTTCCACGTATTCCTCCCCGATGCGCAGGGCGGCCAGGGCAGCATACTGGGAGGGAGTGGGAGCGGACATGATGGTGTATTGATGGATCTTGCGCATGGCCGCCAGGATCTCCTGAGGCGCCGCTGCATAGCCGATCCGCCATCCTGTCATAGCGTAATCCTTGGAGAAGCCGCCGAGGAGGATGGTTCGCTCCCGGGCCCCCGGCAACGCCGCGAAACACGTGTGCGTCCCATCGTAGACCAGGCGGTCGTAGATCTCGTCGGAGATCACCAGGAGATCGTATTTCTCCGCCAGGGCGGCGATGGCCATCAGCTTCTCCCGCGGCATCACCGCCCCCGTGGGGTTGTT
Above is a genomic segment from Thermoflexus hugenholtzii JAD2 containing:
- a CDS encoding aminotransferase class I/II-fold pyridoxal phosphate-dependent enzyme, giving the protein MRNFIAQRVASIPPSGIRRFFDIAATMKDVISLSIGEPDFVTPEPILKAGVESLLRGETHYTSNSGLIELREALAEHLYRLYGVSYDPESEILITVGVSEALYLAVNAILDPGDEVIIPQPCFVSYAPEVTLAGGVPVTFATRAEEDFQVNPADVEARITPRTKAILIGYPNNPTGAVMPREKLMAIAALAEKYDLLVISDEIYDRLVYDGTHTCFAALPGARERTILLGGFSKDYAMTGWRIGYAAAPQEILAAMRKIHQYTIMSAPTPSQYAALAALRIGEEYVEQMRQEYDRRRRLIVKGLNELGLTCFEPKGAFYAFPSIARTGMSDTEFSERLLMEEKVAVVPGSAFGLGGEGHVRCSYATAYEKIEEALERIARFLKRYG
- a CDS encoding vitamin K epoxide reductase family protein, with the protein product MAQARVAAAIDRLALAQIGLALMGAGVAAYLTWAKLQGEGLVCLGFRGCDVVNNSPYAELLGIPVATWGLGAYLALAFLGGLSWVDRASLRPWTVTLSFALALGGWLFSMYLTAIEAFVLHAWCSWCVTSAILITLLLGVCGLRFYQTFREEG